In Massilia sp. METH4, the genomic window TTCCGCATCGCCGACCAGGCCGCACAGGCCCTCGATCACGCTGCGATAGATCCACGACACCGTGCCCGTATTGAACAGGTGGCTCGACCGCCCCGCCGTGCGCGGATACTCGCGCCACGCGCCGCGGTAGTAGTTCGGGATGAACACGGGCAGCTGGCCGCGCCGCAGGTAATCCGCCTCGTCCGGGCCGGGAATCATCCTGCGCATCAGGTCCCAGGCCCGTTCGCCGTCGGCGCCGTCATACAGGCTGTAGATGTAGAACGCGGCCGCGTGGTTGTACACGGCGCCGTTCTCCGCCGAGCCGGGATGCTTCTGGGTGACGCGGCCCACGTCCTCGCGCATCTTCGAGAACGGCGGCGCGAACATCTGCACGCCGTATGGCGTGTGCAGTTGCTGTTCCACCTCATGAATCATCGAGGCGCGCTGCTCCGCGCTGGCCGCGCCGGACAGCATCGACCATGCCTGCGGGTTGAGCCAGATGCGCCCTTCCCTGTCGTCGGCCACGCCGAATACCACGCCGTCGTCGGTGATGCCGCGCGCGAACCAGCGGCCATCCCACAGGTGTGCATTGGCCGCGTCGTTCAGCGCCTGTGCGCCGGCGCGGAAGTGCCGGGCACCTTCCTCGTCCTTGTGCTGCGCGCACATCTCCGCCCACAGCTTGAGCGCATACGCGGCGGCGACGGTCAGCCAGCCTGACACGCCCTTGCCCTTGTAGCCCACCATGTTCATCGGATCGCACCAGTCGCCCTGGGCGATGTAGGACAGGCCCCGCTCGTCGCGCTCCTTCAGCAGCCAGTCCATGGCCCGGCCGATGCGCTGCGCCACGGTGAGGCCATGGCCATCGCGGTCGAACACCAGTTCGTCGAGCAGCGCCCAATCCGCCGTCTCGTCCAGGTAGGCCTTCAGGCACACGGGCAGCCACACGCAGTGGTCGGTGTGCGGCACCTGGTTGATGTACTTCAGCTCCGCGCCTTCGACGAGCAGGATCCCGTCCGGCATCGCGCCCGTCGGTTCCTGCTGCGACAGCGCATGCAGGAAGGCGCCGCGCGCCGTGGGCGGGTGCACGAAGCTCATGCCCATATTGTCCTGCAGGTAGTTGCGCGTCTGCGGGTCGGTCGTGAGGCGGTTCGAGCCGCCGTGGTAATACACCTGGCGCGGCAGCCAGTGGTTGATGAAGTTGTCGAATTCCGGGTCCGGCGTTTCCACCTTCACGCAGCCGGCGCCGGCGCCGATGTAGGCGGCATACGCCTCGCGGGCACGGGCAAACCCGGCGGCGGACAGGTAACGCTCGCGCAGCGCGGCGATCTCGGCGTCGTCGAACGCGGGTCCGAACAGGAAGCGGTACTCCTCGCTGCCGTCGCCCGGCAGCGCGAGCCGGTACTGCACGGCGGCCACCGGCGTTTCATAGCGCGCGTCGCCGCCCGCGAGCGTTTCCGCCCGCAGCGCGGATGGCGCATGCAGCCCGCCCTCGCCCTCGAACGCCTCCTGGGCCGCCTCCCATGCATCGGGGGCGCGCTCGCACAGGAAAAAGGTCTTGTCCTTGAAGTCCTTCTGCTTGAAGTAGTCGGCCACCTTCTGGTACGGCGCCACGCACGAAGCCACGATGCCCTGCAGGTCGGCGCGGTACTCGGCCGACTGGTTCATCCAGCTCATGTAGCCGATCGTGAAGTACGGCACCACCGACAGCCGGCGCGGCCGGCCGGACAGGTTGGTGACCTTCAGCGACCACAGCTCGGCCACGTCGTCCACCGGCAGGCCGAGCGCCAGCTCGATGCGGATGCCGAGCGCCTCGACCGTCCATGCCATATCGCTTTTTCCGGCCGAGAATTCGTAGCGGTCGGGCGCGGCGCGCACCGGTTCGTAGGGCGCGGAGAACAGCTCGCCCGTTTCCTCGTCCTTCACGTAGAAGAAGCGGCCCGGGTGGTGCGCGTAGTAGCCCTGCTCCGGCTGCATGAAGGTCTTCGCTTCCAGGTTCGGCGCATACGAATACTTGGCCGGTTCCGGCTGCATGAACTGCGCGACCGCATAGCCGCGGCAGTTCACCTGGATCATCATCTTGCGGTTCCACAGGAAGCCGGCCGAGCGCGGCATGGCGGTGGGGGACAACAGTTCATAACGCTGGCCGTCAGCGGACGGGCGCAGGGTCGGGGAGTGCATCGGGTTCGTCTCCGGAGTTGCGAATTTCAGGCTCGGCCGGCTTGCGCGCGGCGAGGTCGGACTGGATGGTGCGCAAGGTGGCGGCATCGAGGCGGTAGCAGCACATCACCCCCACCGCCAGCAGCGCGAAGGCGGCGGGGATCAGCGACATCAACCACACGATGCCGGCCGTGGAATCCGGGCTTTGCGCGGCGTTCGGCACGTAGCCCAGCGCGGTGAACAGCGCGCCGATGACGGCAACCGCCAGCGCCGTGCCGAGCTTTTGCGAGAACGTGGCGGCGGCGAACGTCATGGCCGTGGCGCGCCGGCCGGTGCGCCATTCGTTGTAGTCGGCCGTGTCGGCATACATGGAGAAGGCCAGCGGCGACTTCGGCCCCAGCACGAGGCCCAGGCAAGCCTGCAGGACGAACATCAGCCATACCTGGTCCTTTGGTACGAAGAAGTAGACGGCCGACAGCACGGCCGTGGCGCTCATCAGGATGATCATCAGCTTCTTCTTGTCGACGAAGCGCGTCATCAGCGGCGAGAGGGCGGCACCGACGGCGGCCGCGAACATGTACACGGAAACGAAGGTGCCCATCAGCTCCGGCTGCCCGACCACGTACTTGAAGTAATACGCCGCCGTGGTGGTGCGCAGCGTGATCGTGACCATGATGATCAGCGCCAGGAAGAACAGCACCACCCACGGGCCGTTGCGCGACAGGTCTTTCACGTCCTGCATCACATTGGTCTGTTGCTGCGGCGGCGGGGCGATGCGCTCGCGCGTATTGAAGAAGGTGATCAGGAACATCACGCCGGCCGCCACCGCCCAGGCGGCCATCGTCAGCTGCCAGCCCCGCTCGTCATTGCCGTTGCCGAACGCCTTCACCATCGCCGGGGTGGCCGCCGTGACGAGCATGCTGCCGCCGAAGGCGCAGATGAAGCGCAGGCCGTTGATGGTGGAGCGTTCCTGCGGGTCGGCCGACATCACGCCGGAGAGCGCGTTGTACGGGATGTTGATCGCGGTGTAGCACACCATCATCAGCAGGTAAGTGCCATACGCCCATGCCAGGCGCGCATCGCCTTCCAGGTCGGGCGTGGTGTAGGTGAGCACGGCGGCGCAGCCCAGCGGCACGGCTACCCACACGAGGTAGGGGCGGAACTTGCCGTAGCGGGTCGTGGTGCGGTCGGCCACCGCGCCGATCATGGGATCGGTAAAGGCGTTGATCAGCTTGATGGCGAACATCATCGACGCGGCCGCGGCGGCCGAGATGCCGAACACGTCGGTGTAGAAGATCAGGAGGAAGGTGGCGACATTGGTCCAATAGAAATTGAACCCCATGTCCGCGATGCCATAGCTGATTTTTTCGCGCCAGGACAGCCGGGTGCTCGGATGCTTGTTCATTCAGGAGCCCGCGCCTGGGAATTGGAGGAAAAAAACTGCGCGGGCGGAACCAATTGCCCACCCGCACAGAAAAAACAGACCGGGAAAGTGTAACCCGGTCCGCCCATCGGACCTTTCTTCATGCTGCCCCTGGCGCGCGCGGCGCGGCGGCCGCAGCGGTGGTGTTGGCGGGTGGCTTGTTGTGCAGCATGGTCGTCTCCTCCTGCAACTCGCTGCGCGTGCCTCTCGTGGGCATCGCTGGCAGCGCTAACAAAATTTTTTACTGTTCAACGCGCTTGTTTTTCGATGATTTCTCGTACTGCTCTGATAGCGCTAACAGATGCAATCAGTGTAATCACGAGTTTTTGCGAAGTCAACAACTTCATGGGGGGCCGCCCGATTGCGGCCGCCACACTTTGACAAACTTTTTTCGATCTAAATGAGTATCATTCTCAATTGCAAGCGGCCGGGATACCGCTCATCGTTCACGTTCGGCGGCCGTCAAAGACACAACAACAGGATCGAAAGATGAATCACACTCTGCAACGCACCCCGCTCGCCGCCGCCCTGTGCCTGGCGTTCCTCTCCCCCGCCGCCCTTGCCCAGGTTGCCCCCGAACAGCGACTGGCCGAAGTGCAGGTCACCGCCACCGCCGAGGAGGAACTGAAGCAGGCGCCCGGCGTGTCGACGATCACCGCCGTCGACATCGAGGCGCGCCCACCCGCCAACGACCTGTCGGAAATCATCCGCACGATGCCGGGCGTGAACCTCACGGGCAACAGCTCCACGGGCCAGTACGGCAACAACCGCCAGATCGACCTGCGCGGCATGGGCCCGGAGAACACCCTGATCCTGGTCGACGGTAAACCCGTCATGTCGCGCAACTCCGTGCGGATGGGCCGCAGCGGCGAACGCAATGCGCGCGGCGACACGAACTGGGTGCCGGCCGAGCTGGTCGAGCGCATCGAGGTGCTGCGCGGCCCGGCCGCGGCGCGCTACGGCTCGGGTGCCGCCGGTGGCGTCGTGAACATCATCACGAAGAAGCCGGGCAACAAACTGTCCGGCTCCGTGACGGCCTATGCGCTGGCGCCGGAGCACGGCGAGGAAAGCGCGACGAAGCGCCTGGGCTTCAACCTGTCCGGCCCGCTCGCCGGCCAGTTCTCGTTCCGCCTGTTCGGCAACGTGAACAAGACCGATGCGGACGGCCTGTCGATCAACGCCACGCCGGAAAACACGGCCGCCGGCGCGATCCCGCCCGCCGGACGCGAAGGCGTGCGCAATCGCGACGTGGGCGGCCTGCTGCGCTGGGACCTGGCACCGGGCCAGGTGCTGGAGCTGGAATCGGCCTTCTCGCGC contains:
- a CDS encoding NdvB protein, yielding MHSPTLRPSADGQRYELLSPTAMPRSAGFLWNRKMMIQVNCRGYAVAQFMQPEPAKYSYAPNLEAKTFMQPEQGYYAHHPGRFFYVKDEETGELFSAPYEPVRAAPDRYEFSAGKSDMAWTVEALGIRIELALGLPVDDVAELWSLKVTNLSGRPRRLSVVPYFTIGYMSWMNQSAEYRADLQGIVASCVAPYQKVADYFKQKDFKDKTFFLCERAPDAWEAAQEAFEGEGGLHAPSALRAETLAGGDARYETPVAAVQYRLALPGDGSEEYRFLFGPAFDDAEIAALRERYLSAAGFARAREAYAAYIGAGAGCVKVETPDPEFDNFINHWLPRQVYYHGGSNRLTTDPQTRNYLQDNMGMSFVHPPTARGAFLHALSQQEPTGAMPDGILLVEGAELKYINQVPHTDHCVWLPVCLKAYLDETADWALLDELVFDRDGHGLTVAQRIGRAMDWLLKERDERGLSYIAQGDWCDPMNMVGYKGKGVSGWLTVAAAYALKLWAEMCAQHKDEEGARHFRAGAQALNDAANAHLWDGRWFARGITDDGVVFGVADDREGRIWLNPQAWSMLSGAASAEQRASMIHEVEQQLHTPYGVQMFAPPFSKMREDVGRVTQKHPGSAENGAVYNHAAAFYIYSLYDGADGERAWDLMRRMIPGPDEADYLRRGQLPVFIPNYYRGAWREYPRTAGRSSHLFNTGTVSWIYRSVIEGLCGLVGDAEGLRVAPQLPASWQGMKAVRAFRGATFEVSIRRGDVPAIQVRRDGELLPEARVTGIEAGRTYRLEVTVPAA
- a CDS encoding MFS transporter produces the protein MNKHPSTRLSWREKISYGIADMGFNFYWTNVATFLLIFYTDVFGISAAAAASMMFAIKLINAFTDPMIGAVADRTTTRYGKFRPYLVWVAVPLGCAAVLTYTTPDLEGDARLAWAYGTYLLMMVCYTAINIPYNALSGVMSADPQERSTINGLRFICAFGGSMLVTAATPAMVKAFGNGNDERGWQLTMAAWAVAAGVMFLITFFNTRERIAPPPQQQTNVMQDVKDLSRNGPWVVLFFLALIIMVTITLRTTTAAYYFKYVVGQPELMGTFVSVYMFAAAVGAALSPLMTRFVDKKKLMIILMSATAVLSAVYFFVPKDQVWLMFVLQACLGLVLGPKSPLAFSMYADTADYNEWRTGRRATAMTFAAATFSQKLGTALAVAVIGALFTALGYVPNAAQSPDSTAGIVWLMSLIPAAFALLAVGVMCCYRLDAATLRTIQSDLAARKPAEPEIRNSGDEPDALPDPAPVR